The following are encoded together in the Candidatus Margulisiibacteriota bacterium genome:
- the folK gene encoding 2-amino-4-hydroxy-6-hydroxymethyldihydropteridine diphosphokinase: MAKAKKVKKATKAKKIKPAAKPKKAAKAVKLKKGKKHSGPAVAYLALGSNVGDREEYIEQACFLLEKNPNIQVIKRSTNIETEAEGGGEQPNYMNAAIAIRTKLSPHKLLEVCQEIETVLGREREVEWGPRTMDIDILMYNNEIISDEKLQIPHPLMHERMFVLKPLREIAASLFHPVLEKTVESIYEERKVEGGEKYDDELPGFKEIRTGGYDDYERW, translated from the coding sequence ATGGCTAAGGCGAAAAAAGTGAAGAAAGCGACGAAAGCCAAAAAGATCAAGCCGGCCGCTAAGCCCAAAAAAGCGGCCAAAGCGGTCAAACTTAAAAAAGGGAAGAAACACAGCGGCCCGGCCGTCGCCTACTTGGCGCTCGGCTCGAACGTCGGCGACCGCGAAGAGTACATCGAACAGGCCTGTTTCCTGCTGGAAAAGAACCCTAACATCCAGGTGATTAAACGCTCGACGAATATCGAAACAGAAGCAGAAGGTGGCGGCGAACAGCCCAATTACATGAACGCGGCGATCGCCATCAGGACGAAGCTTTCCCCCCACAAACTGCTGGAAGTTTGCCAGGAGATCGAGACCGTGCTCGGCCGCGAGCGGGAAGTGGAGTGGGGCCCGCGGACGATGGACATCGATATCTTGATGTATAACAACGAGATCATCTCCGACGAAAAACTGCAGATCCCGCACCCGCTGATGCACGAGAGGATGTTCGTCCTGAAGCCGCTGCGCGAGATCGCGGCCAGCCTCTTCCACCCTGTCCTCGAGAAAACGGTCGAATCGATCTACGAGGAACGGAAAGTCGAAGGGGGAGAGAAGTACGACGACGAACTACCCGGCTTCAAAGAGATCCGGACCGGGGGATACGACGATTATGAGCGGTGGTAG
- the tsaE gene encoding tRNA (adenosine(37)-N6)-threonylcarbamoyltransferase complex ATPase subunit type 1 TsaE codes for MTNEGLFYHSKSAEDTVQLGKKIGSILQPNDIIALTGQLGAGKTTLIQGIAAGIGVKDYVTSPTFIIINEYQGRLPFYHIDLYRLDEIKEVEDLGIEEYFNRGGVCVIEWAEKLGGLLPANAERITIERLSENERNICVSSGLAARLE; via the coding sequence ATGACTAATGAAGGACTTTTTTATCATTCAAAATCTGCCGAAGATACGGTTCAATTGGGGAAAAAGATCGGTTCCATTCTTCAGCCGAACGATATAATTGCTTTGACCGGCCAGCTAGGGGCCGGAAAAACTACTCTGATCCAGGGGATAGCGGCGGGGATCGGCGTCAAAGATTACGTTACTTCACCGACTTTTATCATCATTAACGAGTACCAAGGACGTCTTCCTTTTTATCATATTGATCTTTATCGTTTGGACGAAATAAAAGAGGTTGAAGATCTGGGGATTGAGGAATATTTTAATCGTGGCGGGGTGTGCGTGATCGAGTGGGCGGAAAAGCTGGGCGGTTTGCTTCCCGCGAACGCGGAACGGATCACCATCGAACGATTGTCGGAAAATGAAAGGAACATATGCGTATCCTCGGGCTTAGCGGCGCGGCTAGAGTAG
- the tsaB gene encoding tRNA (adenosine(37)-N6)-threonylcarbamoyltransferase complex dimerization subunit type 1 TsaB, whose product MRILGLSSATKIVSLGLADETRVLVETTVAGMNSERIMFYVQEAGITPEQIDGVAVAVGPGSYAGLRGGLAAAKSLAQTLNVPLVGVPTLDAIAYNLVAVEGTIAVCLDARHDEYNFALFGAADGRLKRLTADLVIKLDRIKELLGKITGEMHFIGSGLGTGDWGLGENIKVADELQTLPYGINVARLGLLKLKAGEQDDPLKLVPNYSHQPNFREYGV is encoded by the coding sequence ATGCGTATCCTCGGCCTTAGCAGCGCGACTAAAATAGTCAGTCTCGGCCTGGCGGATGAAACCAGGGTCCTGGTTGAGACGACCGTGGCCGGAATGAACTCGGAACGGATCATGTTCTATGTTCAGGAGGCCGGGATAACTCCGGAACAGATCGACGGGGTGGCAGTGGCGGTTGGGCCTGGTTCGTATGCCGGGTTGCGCGGCGGTTTAGCCGCGGCCAAGTCGCTGGCCCAGACCTTGAACGTGCCGCTGGTCGGTGTCCCGACTCTCGACGCGATTGCTTATAACTTAGTGGCAGTCGAAGGGACGATCGCTGTTTGCCTCGATGCCCGGCATGACGAGTATAACTTTGCCCTGTTTGGCGCGGCGGACGGCCGCTTAAAGCGTTTGACCGCTGACCTGGTGATCAAGCTCGATCGGATCAAGGAATTGCTGGGCAAGATAACAGGGGAAATGCATTTCATCGGATCGGGGCTGGGGACCGGGGACTGGGGACTGGGGGAAAATATTAAAGTCGCTGATGAGTTGCAGACTCTCCCTTACGGGATCAATGTGGCTAGGCTGGGGTTGTTAAAGCTCAAAGCCGGGGAGCAGGACGATCCGCTGAAACTCGTCCCAAATTATTCCCACCAACCTAATTTCCGGGAATATGGGGTGTGA
- the rimI gene encoding ribosomal protein S18-alanine N-acetyltransferase has protein sequence MITIFPMKEKDIPAVVEIERMSFTFPKPEAVFREDEHKYLVAKDENRVVGYIGVEKILDETHIINMAVHPEYRGKEIGKRLMQHVLNDEDVFFLEVRVSNETAKKIYERYGFKVINTRQAYYADGEDAYTMRRFPGD, from the coding sequence ATGATCACTATTTTCCCCATGAAGGAGAAGGATATTCCGGCGGTCGTGGAGATCGAGCGGATGTCTTTTACTTTTCCCAAGCCGGAAGCTGTTTTTCGCGAAGATGAGCATAAATATCTGGTCGCCAAGGACGAGAACCGGGTGGTCGGCTACATCGGCGTGGAAAAGATCCTCGATGAGACGCACATTATCAACATGGCGGTCCACCCGGAATATCGCGGCAAAGAGATCGGCAAACGGCTGATGCAGCATGTCCTGAACGACGAAGATGTCTTTTTCCTGGAGGTCAGGGTTTCGAACGAGACGGCGAAAAAAATATATGAGCGCTACGGCTTCAAGGTCATCAACACCCGCCAAGCTTACTACGCCGACGGCGAGGACGCGTACACTATGAGGAGGTTCCCTGG